In the genome of Roseovarius sp. Pro17, the window TGACCAATGATCCGAACTTTCCGATCTGCGCATGGGCATTGGCGCAAAAGGTCTAGCCTACCTTGTCACGCAGGTATTCGCGTAGCGCCACGGCATTGTTGTGCGCCTCGTCCTTTGCACCGTAGATCAGTGTCACGCGGCCTGCCTTCACCCGTTCGATCAGATCATCTACCGCGTCGCTGCTGTCTAGCTCCTTGCGATACCGGCTCTGGAATTCATCCCATTTGTCCGGATCGTGATCGAACCACTTGCGCAGATCGTCGCTGGGCGCGACATTCTTGCACCAATCGTCCAGCTTTAGGTCGTCTTTGGCGACGCCGCGCGGCCAGAGCCGGTCGACCAGCACGCGGTAGCCGTCATTTTCGGCCATGTCCTCGTAGGCGCGTCTCGTGCGGATATCCATGATATGCCTCCTTTGATCGTCAACTGCCGGGGGATCACTTTGGTTTCTATAATACGCGTTCCACTTTCGTTCGCAAATATGGGTTGGAAGCGCGCGCACCATACACTATCTGTTAAGCCTCAACCCCGGGGGCATCATGGCTGAGCTGAAGAACATCGAAGTACGCGGCGCGCGCGAGCATAATCTCAAGAATATCGACGTGGACATTCCGCGCGATCAGCTTGTGGTGATTACCGGCCTGTCGGGGTCTGGCAAATCCAGCCTCGCCTTCGACACGATCTATGCCGAAGGGCAGCGCCGCTACGTCGAATCGCTGTCAGCTTATGCGCGCCAGTTTCTCGACATGATGCAAAAGCCTGACGTCGATCACATCAGCGGCCTATCGCCCGCGATCAGCATCGAGCAAAAAACCACGTCGAAGAATCCCCGCTCGACCGTCGGCACAGTGACCGAGATATATGACTACCTTAGACTGCTGTTTGCCCGCGCGGGAACGCCCTATAGCCCGGCGACTGGCAAACCGATCGAGGCACAGCAGGTGCAGGACATGGTTGATCGGATCATGGGCATGGAGGAGGGGCTGCGCGCCTATCTGCTGGCGCCCATTGTGCGTGATCGAAAGGGCGAATATCGCAAGGAATTTATAGAGCTGCGCAAATCCGGCTTTCAGCGCGTCAAGGTGAATGGCGAGTTTTACGAGCTGGACGAGCCGCCGACGCTGGACAAGAAATTCCGCCATGACATCGACGTCGTGGTCGACCGTATCGTCGTGCGCGAGGGCCTCGAGACGCGACTGGCCGACAGCCTGCGCACCGCGCTGGATTTGGCCGATGGCATCGCCATTCTCGAAACCGCGCCCAGCGAGGGCGACTCCGAACGGTTCACGTTTTCCGAAAAATTTGCCTGCCCCGTGTCCGGCTTTACCATCCCCGAGATCGAGCCGCGCCTGTTCTCGTTCAACGCGCCCTTTGGTGCGTGCCCGGTTTGCGATGGTCTTGGCGTTGAGCTGTTCTTTGACGAACGGCTGGTGGTGCCGGACCAGAACCTGAAAATCTACGACGGTGCGCTGGCCCCGTGGCGCAAGGGCAAAAGCCCCTATTTTCTGCAAACAATTGAGTCGATTGCCAAACATTACGAGTTCGATCCCAAGACCAAATGGAAGGATCTCGCGCCGCATGTGCAGCAGGTGTTCCTGTATGGCTCGGGTGAGGACGAGATCGCCTTTCGCTACGACGAGGGCGGGCGCGTCTATAACGTCTCGCGCAGCTTTGAGGGGGTGATTCCCAACATGGAGCGCCGCTACCGCGAGACAGATTCAGCTTGGGTGCGCGAAGAGTTCGAGCGCTATCAGAACAACCGCCCATGCGGTGCTTGCGAGGGGTATCGTTTGCGGGAAGAGGCGCTGGCGGTCAAGATTTCTGGGCTGCATGTTGGCCAAGTCGTGCAGATGTCGATTCGTGAGGCGTTGGAGTGGGTGAGCGAAGCGCCGAAATCCCTGAGCAATCAAAAGAACGAGATTGCGCGCGCCATCCTCAAGGAGATCCGCGAACGGTTAGGGTTTTTGAACAACGTCGGTCTGGAATACCTGACGCTCAGCCGCAACGCTGGGACGCTTTCGGGTGGGGAATCGCAACGTATTCGTCTGGCCAGCCAGATTGGCAGCGGTCTGACCGGAGTGCTTTATGTGCTGGATGAGCCGTCCATCGGCCTGCACCAGCGCGATAATGACCGGCTGCTGCTGACGCTGAAAAACCTGCGCGATCAGGGCAATACCGTGATCGTGGTCGAACATGACGAAGAGGCGATCCGCGAGGCCGACTACGTTTTCGACATCGGCCCCGGTGCAGGCGTGCATGGGGGTGAGGTGGTCAGCCATGGCGTGCCGTCCGTTGTGGCTGCCGATCCCAATTCGATCACCGGGCAGTACCTGTCGGGCACACGCAAGATTGCTGTGCCTGATACACGGCGCAAGGGCAGTGGGAAAAAGGTGAAGGTGGTCAAGGCGACTGGTAACAACCTCAAGAATGTGACCGCCGAATTCCCATTGGGAAAATTTGTGTGCGTGACGGGCGTGTCGGGCGGCGGCAAGTCCACACTGACCATCGAGACATTGTTCAAGACCGCGTCCATGCAGCTGAACGGCGCGCGTCAGACGCCCGCACCCTGCGAGACGATCAAGGGGTTGGAGTATCTGGACAAGGTCATCGACATCGACCAGCGCGCCATCGGACGCACGCCGCGCTCAAACCCGGCGACCTATACGGGCGCGTTCACGCCGA includes:
- a CDS encoding DUF488 domain-containing protein, with the protein product MDIRTRRAYEDMAENDGYRVLVDRLWPRGVAKDDLKLDDWCKNVAPSDDLRKWFDHDPDKWDEFQSRYRKELDSSDAVDDLIERVKAGRVTLIYGAKDEAHNNAVALREYLRDKVG
- the uvrA gene encoding excinuclease ABC subunit UvrA; its protein translation is MAELKNIEVRGAREHNLKNIDVDIPRDQLVVITGLSGSGKSSLAFDTIYAEGQRRYVESLSAYARQFLDMMQKPDVDHISGLSPAISIEQKTTSKNPRSTVGTVTEIYDYLRLLFARAGTPYSPATGKPIEAQQVQDMVDRIMGMEEGLRAYLLAPIVRDRKGEYRKEFIELRKSGFQRVKVNGEFYELDEPPTLDKKFRHDIDVVVDRIVVREGLETRLADSLRTALDLADGIAILETAPSEGDSERFTFSEKFACPVSGFTIPEIEPRLFSFNAPFGACPVCDGLGVELFFDERLVVPDQNLKIYDGALAPWRKGKSPYFLQTIESIAKHYEFDPKTKWKDLAPHVQQVFLYGSGEDEIAFRYDEGGRVYNVSRSFEGVIPNMERRYRETDSAWVREEFERYQNNRPCGACEGYRLREEALAVKISGLHVGQVVQMSIREALEWVSEAPKSLSNQKNEIARAILKEIRERLGFLNNVGLEYLTLSRNAGTLSGGESQRIRLASQIGSGLTGVLYVLDEPSIGLHQRDNDRLLLTLKNLRDQGNTVIVVEHDEEAIREADYVFDIGPGAGVHGGEVVSHGVPSVVAADPNSITGQYLSGTRKIAVPDTRRKGSGKKVKVVKATGNNLKNVTAEFPLGKFVCVTGVSGGGKSTLTIETLFKTASMQLNGARQTPAPCETIKGLEYLDKVIDIDQRAIGRTPRSNPATYTGAFTPIRDWFANLPESKARGYKPGRFSFNVKGGRCEACQGDGLIKIEMHFLPDVYVTCETCQGARYNRETLEIRFKGRSIADVLDMTVEDAQEFFKAVPSIREKMDALVRVGLGYIKVGQQATTLSGGEAQRVKLSKELAKRSTGRTLYILDEPTTGLHFEDVKKLLEVLHELVDSGNTVVVIEHNLDVIKTADWIIDIGPEGGDGGGEVVATGTPEKVAAEPRSYTGQYLGPMLQPRKVAAE